One window of Halopelagius longus genomic DNA carries:
- a CDS encoding YbhB/YbcL family Raf kinase inhibitor-like protein translates to MRLISPAFSDGGEIPRRHGYEEANTNPPLIIEDIPEEAESLALFVDDPDAEEPAGKVWDHWVVWNISVDSETCSLPDDWTPQDADARTGENDYGEREYGGPNPPDRPHTYRFVVYALDTELDLDSGASKDELQDAIEGHVVEEARMEGTYEP, encoded by the coding sequence CGGTGGCGAGATCCCTCGACGGCACGGCTACGAAGAAGCCAACACGAACCCGCCGCTGATAATCGAGGATATCCCCGAGGAAGCGGAGTCTCTCGCCCTCTTCGTGGACGACCCGGACGCGGAGGAACCCGCCGGAAAAGTGTGGGACCACTGGGTCGTCTGGAACATCTCCGTCGATTCGGAGACCTGTTCGCTGCCGGACGACTGGACCCCGCAGGACGCCGACGCGCGGACGGGCGAGAACGACTACGGCGAACGCGAGTACGGCGGCCCGAACCCGCCGGACCGCCCGCACACGTACCGGTTCGTCGTCTACGCCCTCGACACGGAACTCGACTTAGACTCCGGCGCGTCGAAGGACGAACTGCAGGACGCTATCGAGGGCCACGTCGTTGAGGAGGCTCGAATGGAAGGCACGTACGAACCGTAA